A window of Dissulfurirhabdus thermomarina contains these coding sequences:
- a CDS encoding STT3 domain-containing protein, whose amino-acid sequence MTARKAKRRVRAEATPAAPVGGGGGAGGLGLARLAEALVGLAGRHRRWCEALALVFALAVGFAVRIEDYWDWQAQPERALYKGEALLTTFDGYYYLSLTRDLLEGTYAPMNEKRAVPDLVPRPMPPPMLPVVAAGVVKLTGASLNWTGAVLPAVLGLFLAFPLYGLGRYYGGPVMGWTAALVGLLSNYYVYRSSLGWFDTDCLNVTWATAVVYFFLRFGVERGRRRYGYFAGGLAVFAAFLWWWDGTPQVVAAICLVPLVTALAFFYRPERREGLVFAGCLAALAALALAVFGIDLPARIYHAVSAQYHYIAKDTGGAFPNIGVTISEQARPTFMEVVFKTTGSLPAFLLSLAGLGWLFWRRPEESLFLSVPVLLGGLSFLFAKRFLIFLAPVNALGLGYLVYAIWWLRRRWPLTALAAPVLVLFLSYPAFMKGWEKDFWPKEPPHLIAGMEAAGEKTPPRALIWAWWDHGYPMIYWSRRGTMNDGMVHSGERSVYNGLPMATDDPRLSANFMRFYAARGLRGIQRFYEAAGGPAKGFPLLKRVLAAGPEEAGKILADAALRPVQGLQGVPDWLAFFFPAEAPPVYLFLDWRLMKTYYWWYWLGSWDPARRDGYHPKFREFYGIRLDGDVLTGGGGLRADLRKGEAAWSGGWRVRLSQAVVCDTRQARGLRYKDHPKGFSLEAFLPGGFGAVMDLPISVSVFNRLFVRHTYQSRYFRPVILNAPSHQLWEVIGEVYRPEAGKAAPAGR is encoded by the coding sequence ATGACGGCACGAAAGGCGAAGCGGCGGGTGAGAGCGGAGGCGACCCCGGCGGCCCCGGTGGGCGGGGGAGGCGGCGCCGGTGGATTGGGGCTGGCGCGCCTGGCGGAGGCCCTCGTCGGCCTGGCCGGCCGGCACCGGCGCTGGTGCGAGGCCTTGGCCCTGGTCTTCGCCCTGGCGGTGGGCTTCGCCGTCCGCATCGAGGACTACTGGGACTGGCAGGCCCAGCCCGAGAGGGCCCTCTACAAGGGGGAGGCGCTGCTCACCACCTTCGACGGCTACTACTACCTCAGCCTCACCCGGGATCTCCTCGAGGGGACCTACGCCCCCATGAACGAGAAGCGGGCGGTGCCGGACCTCGTGCCCAGGCCCATGCCGCCGCCCATGCTCCCGGTGGTGGCCGCCGGGGTGGTGAAGCTCACCGGGGCCTCCCTCAACTGGACGGGGGCGGTGCTCCCGGCGGTCTTGGGGCTCTTCCTGGCCTTCCCCCTCTACGGGCTCGGCCGGTACTACGGCGGCCCGGTGATGGGCTGGACGGCCGCCCTGGTGGGCCTCCTCTCCAACTACTACGTCTACCGGAGCAGCCTCGGCTGGTTCGACACCGACTGTCTGAACGTCACCTGGGCCACGGCAGTGGTCTATTTCTTCCTCCGGTTCGGGGTGGAGCGGGGACGCCGCCGCTACGGGTACTTCGCGGGGGGGCTCGCGGTCTTCGCCGCCTTCCTCTGGTGGTGGGACGGGACGCCCCAGGTGGTGGCCGCCATCTGCCTCGTCCCCCTGGTCACGGCCCTCGCCTTCTTCTACCGGCCCGAGCGCCGCGAGGGGCTGGTCTTCGCGGGGTGCCTGGCGGCCCTGGCGGCCCTGGCCCTCGCCGTCTTCGGTATCGATCTCCCGGCGCGCATCTATCACGCCGTCTCCGCCCAGTACCACTACATCGCCAAGGACACCGGCGGGGCCTTCCCCAACATCGGCGTCACCATCTCGGAGCAGGCCCGGCCCACCTTCATGGAGGTGGTCTTCAAGACCACCGGGTCGCTGCCGGCCTTCCTCCTCTCCCTCGCGGGGCTCGGGTGGCTCTTCTGGCGGCGGCCGGAGGAGAGCCTCTTCCTCTCCGTGCCGGTGCTGCTGGGGGGGCTCTCCTTCCTCTTCGCCAAGCGGTTCCTGATCTTCCTCGCCCCGGTCAACGCCCTCGGCCTCGGCTACCTGGTCTACGCCATCTGGTGGCTCCGGCGCCGGTGGCCGCTCACGGCCCTGGCGGCGCCCGTGCTGGTCCTCTTCCTCTCCTATCCCGCCTTCATGAAGGGCTGGGAGAAGGACTTCTGGCCCAAGGAGCCCCCGCACCTCATCGCCGGCATGGAGGCCGCCGGGGAGAAGACCCCGCCGCGCGCGCTCATCTGGGCCTGGTGGGATCACGGCTATCCCATGATCTACTGGTCGCGGCGCGGGACCATGAACGACGGCATGGTCCACAGCGGCGAGCGGAGCGTCTACAACGGGCTTCCCATGGCGACGGACGACCCGCGGCTGTCGGCCAACTTCATGCGTTTTTACGCCGCTCGGGGCCTCCGGGGTATCCAGCGCTTCTACGAGGCCGCCGGCGGCCCGGCCAAGGGCTTCCCCCTCTTGAAGCGGGTGCTCGCCGCCGGCCCGGAGGAGGCGGGGAAGATCCTGGCCGACGCCGCGCTCCGACCGGTGCAAGGCCTCCAGGGCGTTCCGGACTGGCTCGCCTTCTTCTTTCCCGCAGAGGCGCCGCCGGTCTACCTCTTCCTGGACTGGCGCCTCATGAAGACCTATTACTGGTGGTATTGGCTCGGGTCGTGGGACCCGGCGCGCCGGGACGGCTACCATCCCAAGTTCCGGGAGTTCTACGGGATCCGGCTGGACGGGGACGTCCTGACCGGCGGCGGGGGCCTTCGGGCCGACCTCCGCAAGGGCGAGGCCGCCTGGTCCGGGGGATGGCGGGTCCGGCTCAGCCAGGCGGTGGTCTGCGACACCCGGCAGGCCCGGGGCCTCCGGTACAAGGATCACCCGAAGGGCTTCAGCCTGGAGGCCTTCCTGCCGGGAGGGTTCGGGGCGGTGATGGATCTCCCCATCTCGGTCTCGGTCTTCAACCGGCTCTTCGTCCGGCACACGTACCAGAGCCGGTACTTCCGGCCGGTCATCCTCAATGCGCCTTCCCACCAGCTCTGGGAGGTGATCGGGGAGGTGTACCGGCCCGAAGCCGGGAAGGCGGCGCCCGCCGGCCGCTGA
- a CDS encoding glycosyltransferase family 2 protein produces MKISVIIPAFNEAEAVADVVRRILELHPDFEVIVVDDGSTDGTGEAARGAGALVWRHPYNIGNGAAVKTGIRMASGDYVVLMDGDGQHDPADISRLLAEADRYDLVVGARSARSQASLGRRLANWVYNRLASYVARFPVRDLTSGFRVFHRRTVLPYLPLFPNTFSYPTTSTLAYLRSGRTVGYVPIEAARRRGKSKISVVRDGARFLLIILRIATLFSPLRVFLPVSAFFFCTGLGYYLYTFWTTHHFTNMSALLLSTSVMVFLLGLVSEQITQLRYDRLAE; encoded by the coding sequence GTGAAGATCTCGGTCATCATCCCGGCCTTCAACGAGGCGGAGGCGGTGGCGGACGTGGTCCGGCGGATCCTCGAGCTCCACCCGGACTTCGAGGTGATCGTGGTGGACGACGGGAGCACCGACGGCACGGGAGAGGCGGCCCGGGGGGCCGGGGCGCTCGTCTGGCGGCACCCGTACAACATCGGCAACGGGGCCGCCGTCAAGACGGGCATCCGCATGGCCTCCGGCGACTACGTGGTGCTCATGGACGGGGACGGGCAGCACGACCCGGCGGACATCTCGCGGCTGCTGGCCGAAGCGGACCGCTACGACCTGGTGGTGGGGGCCCGGAGCGCCCGAAGCCAGGCCTCCCTCGGCCGACGCCTGGCCAACTGGGTCTACAACCGGCTCGCCTCCTACGTGGCCCGGTTCCCCGTGCGGGACCTCACCTCCGGTTTCCGGGTCTTCCACCGGCGGACGGTGCTCCCCTACCTCCCGCTCTTTCCCAACACCTTCTCCTATCCCACCACCAGCACCCTGGCCTACCTGCGGAGCGGCCGCACCGTGGGCTACGTCCCCATCGAGGCGGCCCGGCGCCGGGGCAAGAGCAAGATCAGCGTGGTGCGGGACGGGGCCCGATTCCTGCTCATCATCCTTCGGATCGCGACCCTCTTCTCCCCGCTCCGGGTCTTCCTCCCGGTGAGCGCCTTCTTCTTCTGCACCGGCCTGGGCTATTACCTCTACACCTTCTGGACGACGCACCACTTCACCAACATGTCGGCCCTCCTGCTCAGCACCTCGGTGATGGTCTTCCTCCTCGGTCTGGTCTCGGAGCAGATCACCCAGCTGCGCTACGACCGCCTCGCGGAGTGA
- a CDS encoding phosphoribosylformylglycinamidine synthase subunit PurQ yields the protein MAKQVRAIVLTGYGTNCEREMAHACRAAGADRVDVVHLSDLLDGSVRLDDYHFLNLPGGFLDGDNLGAAQAGAHRLRYARVAGSGERLMDQVLRFVKQGGLVLGVCNGFQLMVKTGLLPGFGGRYEERRVSLTYNDSGRFEDRWVTCRVEPASACVFTRGLDLLELPVRHGEGKFVAADDETLRRLEAEGLVVLRYADPGTGVPTMDYPANPNGSLRSVAGICDPTGRLFGLMPHPEAFHHRTNHPRWTREDLPEEGAGLAIFRNAVQYVRDNC from the coding sequence ATGGCCAAACAGGTCCGAGCCATCGTCCTCACGGGCTACGGCACCAACTGCGAGCGGGAGATGGCCCACGCCTGCCGGGCGGCGGGGGCCGACCGGGTGGACGTCGTCCACCTGAGCGACCTCCTCGACGGGAGCGTCCGCCTGGACGACTACCACTTCCTCAACCTCCCCGGCGGGTTCCTCGACGGGGACAACCTCGGGGCCGCCCAGGCGGGGGCCCACCGGTTGCGTTACGCCCGGGTGGCCGGCAGCGGCGAGCGGCTCATGGACCAGGTGCTGCGCTTCGTGAAGCAGGGCGGGCTGGTCCTGGGCGTCTGCAACGGCTTCCAGCTCATGGTGAAGACGGGGCTCCTGCCGGGCTTCGGCGGGCGGTACGAGGAGCGCCGTGTCAGCCTCACCTACAACGACTCCGGGCGCTTCGAGGACCGGTGGGTCACCTGCCGCGTCGAACCGGCCTCTGCCTGCGTCTTCACCCGCGGGCTCGATCTCCTGGAGCTTCCCGTCCGCCACGGGGAGGGGAAGTTCGTGGCCGCGGACGACGAGACCCTCCGCCGGCTCGAGGCCGAGGGCCTCGTGGTGCTTCGCTACGCGGACCCCGGCACCGGGGTCCCCACCATGGACTATCCCGCCAATCCCAACGGCTCCCTCCGGTCCGTGGCCGGGATCTGCGATCCCACCGGCCGTCTCTTCGGGCTCATGCCGCACCCGGAGGCCTTCCACCACCGGACGAACCACCCGAGGTGGACCCGCGAGGACCTCCCCGAGGAGGGGGCGGGGCTGGCCATCTTCCGAAATGCCGTGCAGTACGTGCGCGACAACTGCTAG
- the tatC gene encoding twin-arginine translocase subunit TatC, translating into MTAAGEATLLQRVWLLLVHLRRFLLEGAVATGLATAAVYFYSPELLRFLQGHLDQRLAFFGVLEPVVALLKLSLVTALALLAPWFLWRLAGALRAVFGLSRRFAFFFLPAALVLFYGGAAFCFFVTLPFGVDFLLGYQSPHLRPVISVGKFVNFVGLFLLAFGIVFELPLVMTLLCRLRICGVETFRRYRRFAVLAIAVLAAVLTPTPDVFNMALMGVPLYLLYEVGVLVARLTGPRSA; encoded by the coding sequence GTGACGGCGGCGGGCGAGGCCACCCTGCTCCAGCGGGTCTGGCTGCTGCTCGTGCATCTGCGCCGGTTCCTCCTGGAGGGGGCCGTGGCCACGGGGCTGGCCACGGCCGCCGTCTACTTCTACTCGCCGGAGCTCCTGCGGTTTCTCCAGGGGCACCTCGACCAGCGGCTCGCCTTCTTCGGGGTGCTGGAGCCGGTGGTGGCCCTCCTCAAGCTGTCGCTGGTCACGGCCCTGGCGTTGCTGGCTCCCTGGTTCCTCTGGCGCCTCGCCGGGGCCCTGCGGGCGGTCTTCGGGCTCTCGCGCCGCTTCGCCTTCTTCTTCCTCCCGGCGGCCCTGGTGCTTTTCTACGGCGGGGCGGCCTTCTGCTTCTTCGTGACCCTGCCCTTCGGCGTCGATTTCCTCCTCGGCTACCAGTCGCCCCACCTCCGGCCGGTGATCTCCGTGGGGAAGTTCGTCAACTTCGTGGGGCTCTTCCTCCTCGCCTTCGGGATCGTCTTCGAGCTGCCGCTGGTGATGACGCTGCTGTGCCGGCTGCGGATCTGCGGGGTGGAGACCTTCCGGCGCTACCGGCGTTTCGCCGTCCTGGCCATCGCCGTCCTCGCGGCCGTCCTCACCCCCACCCCGGACGTCTTCAACATGGCGCTCATGGGGGTGCCGCTCTACCTGCTCTACGAGGTGGGCGTGTTGGTGGCCCGGCTGACGGGGCCCCGATCGGCTTGA
- a CDS encoding YceD family protein produces MADVPRFHALVAVDDIPEEGLHLAWDDMPGLLHGEERVAVRGPIAGEMDLDLVDGDVAVTGRVRAVLELVCGRCLAPYPFQVEAAFSCLLAPAGGPVAGGRARDVELVSDDMEFSEFDGVSVDAAGLFREQVLLQLPMRRLCREDCRGLCAGCGADLNREPCRCAPREPESPFAVLKGLRSESEEGN; encoded by the coding sequence ATGGCCGACGTTCCCAGATTTCACGCCCTGGTGGCGGTGGACGACATCCCGGAAGAGGGTCTCCATCTCGCCTGGGACGACATGCCGGGCCTTCTCCACGGGGAGGAGCGGGTCGCGGTACGCGGGCCCATCGCCGGCGAGATGGACCTCGACCTCGTGGACGGGGACGTGGCGGTGACGGGCCGGGTTCGGGCGGTGCTCGAGCTGGTCTGCGGCCGGTGCCTGGCGCCTTATCCCTTCCAGGTGGAGGCGGCCTTTTCCTGCCTGCTCGCCCCGGCGGGCGGGCCGGTCGCCGGCGGGCGGGCCCGGGACGTGGAGCTGGTGAGCGACGACATGGAATTTTCCGAGTTCGACGGGGTAAGCGTGGACGCGGCCGGGCTCTTCCGGGAGCAGGTCCTGCTCCAGTTGCCCATGCGGCGGCTCTGCCGGGAGGACTGCCGGGGGCTGTGCGCCGGTTGCGGCGCCGACCTCAACCGGGAGCCGTGCCGGTGTGCCCCGCGCGAGCCGGAATCCCCCTTCGCGGTGCTCAAGGGGTTGCGCTCCGAGTCCGAAGAAGGGAACTAG
- the rpmF gene encoding 50S ribosomal protein L32 produces the protein MAVPKRKISRSRRGNRRSHDRLRVRSLSPCPQCTEPRPPHRVCPHCGAYRGKIFTEQESVS, from the coding sequence ATGGCCGTACCCAAGCGGAAGATATCCCGGTCGCGGCGGGGCAACCGCCGTTCCCACGACAGGCTGCGCGTCCGTAGCCTCTCCCCGTGTCCCCAGTGCACCGAGCCGAGGCCCCCGCACCGGGTGTGCCCGCATTGCGGTGCGTACCGGGGCAAGATCTTCACCGAGCAGGAGTCCGTTTCCTGA
- the plsX gene encoding phosphate acyltransferase PlsX has product MAVAVDAMGGDRGPSVLVEGAVAAAREFGIPVVLVGAEDVLAAEVRRHGAGGLPVRIHNATQVVGMDESPADSLRRKKDSSIRVAFDLVRAGEADAVVSAGNSGATLATAMVALGRISGVRPAIATLIPTLKTPSVLIDVGANVDCKPPHLFQFGVMGAVFSREILKKPDPRVGLLSIGEEDTKGNQQVKKAYDLLAASSLNFVGNVEGRDVFGGDVDVVVCDGFVGNICLKLSEGLAESILQMLRTEIGSSVLGRLGYLMARSAFRRFRRRVDYAEYGGAPLLGINGVGLICHGRSGAKAIKNAVRAAHNLVEVRLAQKLAASLDAGGEGLRAAP; this is encoded by the coding sequence GTGGCGGTTGCCGTCGACGCCATGGGGGGGGACCGGGGACCCTCCGTCCTCGTCGAGGGCGCCGTCGCGGCGGCCCGGGAATTCGGCATCCCCGTGGTCCTGGTGGGCGCGGAGGACGTGCTGGCGGCCGAGGTCCGGCGCCACGGCGCCGGGGGGCTGCCGGTCCGGATCCACAATGCCACCCAGGTGGTGGGGATGGACGAGTCCCCCGCCGATTCTCTGCGGCGCAAGAAGGATTCGTCCATCCGGGTCGCCTTCGACCTGGTCCGCGCCGGCGAGGCCGATGCCGTGGTGAGCGCCGGCAACAGCGGGGCGACCCTGGCCACCGCCATGGTGGCCCTCGGGCGGATCAGCGGGGTGCGCCCGGCCATCGCGACCCTCATCCCCACACTGAAGACTCCCTCCGTCCTGATCGACGTCGGGGCCAACGTGGACTGCAAGCCCCCGCACCTCTTCCAGTTCGGGGTGATGGGCGCGGTCTTCTCCCGCGAGATCCTGAAGAAGCCCGATCCGCGGGTGGGCCTCCTGAGCATCGGGGAGGAGGACACCAAGGGCAACCAGCAGGTCAAGAAAGCCTACGACCTCCTTGCCGCGAGTTCCTTGAATTTCGTCGGCAACGTGGAGGGGCGCGACGTCTTCGGCGGTGACGTGGACGTGGTGGTCTGCGACGGCTTCGTCGGCAACATCTGCCTCAAGCTCAGCGAGGGACTGGCCGAGTCCATCCTTCAGATGCTCCGGACCGAGATCGGGAGCAGCGTCCTCGGCCGCCTGGGGTACCTGATGGCCCGGTCCGCCTTCCGCCGTTTCCGCCGCCGGGTGGATTACGCCGAGTACGGGGGGGCGCCGCTGCTCGGCATCAACGGCGTGGGGCTCATCTGCCACGGCCGTTCCGGGGCCAAGGCCATCAAGAACGCCGTCCGGGCGGCCCACAATCTGGTAGAGGTCCGTCTGGCCCAGAAGCTGGCCGCCTCCCTGGATGCCGGCGGGGAGGGCCTCCGGGCGGCGCCCTAG
- a CDS encoding beta-ketoacyl-ACP synthase III produces MPTRSIILGTGACLPRKVLTNFDLEKMVDTSDEWITTRTGIRQRRIAGDDEPNSRLATEAARRALDMAGVHPRELDLVIVGTMTPDTPMPTTACLVQHALGAKNAGAFDLGAACSGFLYGLSVADKFIRDNRRLKVLVIGSEVLSRRTNWQDRNTCVLFGDGAGAAVLTGTREDRGILSTHLHADGSLGDLLTIRGLGTAHPVTPELLEKGWQYIEMQGSEVFKHAVRSLEGVAWEALEANGWRGDDVDLLVAHQANVRILDFLRDRLGLSRDQVFINIDKYGNTSAASIPIALDEANRAGRLAPGTRVLILAFGGGFTWGAAALKW; encoded by the coding sequence ATGCCGACACGATCCATCATCCTCGGGACGGGCGCCTGCCTGCCCCGGAAGGTCCTCACCAACTTCGATCTCGAAAAGATGGTGGACACCTCCGACGAGTGGATCACCACCCGGACGGGGATCCGTCAGCGCCGCATCGCCGGGGACGACGAGCCCAACTCCCGCCTCGCCACCGAGGCCGCCCGCCGGGCGCTGGACATGGCGGGGGTCCACCCCCGGGAACTCGACCTCGTCATCGTGGGCACCATGACCCCGGACACCCCGATGCCCACCACGGCCTGCCTGGTCCAGCACGCCCTCGGCGCCAAGAACGCCGGGGCCTTCGACCTCGGGGCCGCCTGTTCCGGCTTCCTCTACGGCCTCAGCGTGGCGGACAAGTTCATCCGCGACAACCGGCGCCTGAAGGTCCTGGTGATCGGCAGCGAAGTGCTGTCCCGGCGGACCAACTGGCAAGACCGGAACACCTGCGTCCTCTTCGGCGACGGTGCCGGCGCCGCCGTGCTCACGGGAACCCGGGAGGACCGGGGCATCCTCTCCACCCACCTCCACGCCGACGGGTCCCTCGGCGACCTCCTCACCATCCGGGGCCTTGGAACCGCCCATCCCGTGACGCCCGAGCTCCTCGAAAAGGGCTGGCAATACATCGAGATGCAGGGAAGCGAGGTCTTCAAGCACGCCGTGCGCTCCCTGGAGGGCGTGGCCTGGGAGGCCCTCGAGGCCAACGGCTGGAGAGGGGACGACGTGGACCTCCTCGTCGCCCACCAGGCCAACGTCCGGATCCTCGATTTCCTGCGGGATCGGCTCGGGCTCTCGAGGGACCAGGTCTTTATCAACATTGACAAGTATGGTAATACCTCCGCGGCGAGTATTCCCATCGCACTGGACGAGGCGAACCGGGCGGGCCGATTGGCGCCCGGGACGAGGGTCCTCATACTGGCCTTCGGCGGCGGGTTCACCTGGGGCGCGGCCGCCCTGAAGTGGTGA
- a CDS encoding acyl-CoA dehydrogenase family protein — translation MARVNYFLTEEQQMIVDLARQIAEEKIVPVRAELDEKEAFPWDLMKDLAQADLFGICIPEAYGGLGGGCFEQCLAVEQLAWGCIAVTTTYAASFLGITPVILFGTEEQKRRYLPDIAGGKRLAAFGLTETTAGSDAAGIQTTAEDRGDHWVLNGTKQWITNAGEAEIYTVIAMTDPQKGARGASAFIVEKGDPGFAVGEKEHKMGLRASSTRSLVLTDCRIPKDRLVGRRGQGYIVALRTLDLARPGIGAIAVGLAQAALDAAVRHAQTRIQFGQPIMSFQAVQHMLADMATEIEAARALVYAVARTIDAGAKDFAKLSAMAKVFPTDMAMRVTTDAVQVLGGYGYMKDYPVEKMMRDAKVLQIYEGTNQIQRNVIAQALNKEYKAV, via the coding sequence ATGGCGCGGGTCAACTATTTTCTCACGGAAGAGCAGCAGATGATCGTGGACCTGGCCCGGCAGATCGCCGAGGAGAAGATCGTGCCGGTCCGCGCGGAACTCGACGAGAAAGAGGCCTTTCCCTGGGACCTCATGAAGGATCTCGCCCAGGCGGATCTCTTCGGCATCTGCATCCCCGAGGCCTACGGCGGGCTCGGGGGCGGGTGCTTCGAGCAGTGCCTGGCCGTGGAACAGCTGGCCTGGGGGTGCATCGCGGTGACCACCACCTACGCGGCCAGCTTCCTGGGCATCACGCCGGTCATCCTCTTCGGGACCGAGGAGCAGAAACGGCGGTATCTCCCGGACATCGCCGGCGGCAAGCGCCTGGCGGCCTTCGGGCTCACCGAGACCACGGCCGGCAGCGACGCGGCCGGCATCCAGACCACCGCCGAGGACCGCGGCGACCACTGGGTCCTCAACGGGACCAAGCAGTGGATCACCAACGCCGGCGAGGCGGAGATCTACACGGTCATCGCCATGACCGATCCCCAGAAGGGGGCCCGGGGGGCCTCGGCCTTCATCGTGGAGAAGGGCGACCCCGGGTTCGCCGTGGGCGAGAAGGAACACAAGATGGGGCTTCGCGCCTCCTCCACCCGTTCCCTCGTCCTCACCGACTGCCGCATCCCCAAGGACCGGCTCGTCGGGCGCCGCGGGCAAGGCTACATCGTGGCGCTGCGGACGCTGGATCTCGCCCGCCCGGGCATCGGCGCCATCGCCGTGGGGCTGGCCCAGGCGGCGCTCGACGCCGCCGTGCGCCACGCCCAGACCCGCATCCAGTTCGGCCAACCCATCATGTCGTTCCAGGCCGTCCAGCACATGCTGGCCGACATGGCCACCGAGATCGAGGCCGCCCGGGCCCTGGTCTACGCCGTGGCCCGCACCATCGACGCCGGCGCCAAGGACTTCGCCAAGCTCTCGGCCATGGCCAAGGTCTTTCCCACCGACATGGCCATGCGCGTCACCACCGACGCGGTCCAGGTGCTCGGCGGCTACGGGTACATGAAGGACTACCCGGTGGAGAAGATGATGCGGGACGCCAAGGTCCTCCAGATCTACGAGGGGACCAACCAGATCCAGCGCAACGTCATCGCCCAGGCCCTCAACAAGGAATACAAGGCGGTCTGA
- a CDS encoding electron transfer flavoprotein subunit beta/FixA family protein: MKIVVCIKQVPDEKTVRFDPEKGTLIREGTAAVINPLDLHALEAGVQLREAVGGEVIAVSMGPPQAEEALREAISRGADRGVLLSDRAFAGADTLATTYALHLAVGRLGPVDVVLCGRQTSDGDTAQVGPGLAARMDVPCVAGVTRVEPVDGGAALRVHRPREGGYDVVQVRLPCVLTVAAELNSPRVPSLKGKMAAKKAEIPVWTGADLGADPGRLGMAGSPTRVVETFVPSFDARREMLEGSPEAQVEALLERLRAAGVLAR, encoded by the coding sequence ATGAAGATCGTCGTCTGCATCAAACAGGTCCCCGACGAGAAGACCGTCCGCTTCGACCCCGAAAAGGGCACCCTGATCCGGGAGGGCACGGCGGCGGTGATCAACCCCCTGGACCTTCACGCCCTGGAGGCCGGGGTCCAGCTCCGCGAGGCCGTGGGGGGGGAGGTGATCGCCGTATCCATGGGCCCACCCCAGGCGGAGGAGGCCCTCCGGGAGGCCATCTCCCGCGGCGCCGACCGGGGGGTCCTCCTCTCCGACCGGGCCTTCGCCGGGGCGGACACCCTGGCCACCACCTACGCCCTTCACCTCGCCGTCGGCCGCCTGGGGCCGGTGGACGTGGTCCTCTGCGGGCGCCAGACCAGCGACGGGGACACGGCCCAGGTGGGGCCGGGCCTGGCCGCTCGGATGGACGTCCCCTGCGTGGCCGGTGTCACCCGGGTGGAGCCGGTGGACGGGGGCGCGGCCCTGCGGGTGCATCGCCCCCGCGAGGGGGGCTACGACGTGGTGCAGGTCCGGCTGCCGTGCGTGCTCACGGTGGCCGCCGAGCTCAACTCGCCGAGGGTGCCCTCGCTCAAGGGCAAGATGGCGGCCAAGAAGGCGGAGATCCCCGTCTGGACAGGCGCCGACCTCGGCGCCGATCCGGGCCGGTTGGGGATGGCGGGGTCGCCCACCCGCGTGGTGGAGACCTTCGTCCCCTCCTTCGACGCCCGGCGGGAGATGCTCGAGGGGTCGCCGGAGGCCCAGGTGGAGGCCCTCTTGGAGCGCCTCCGGGCGGCCGGGGTCCTGGCGCGGTGA
- a CDS encoding 4Fe-4S binding protein, which translates to MRAPRVDAARCDGCGECAEVCGAGAIEIRGGVVTIRREVCYLCGACAATCPRGLIG; encoded by the coding sequence GTGAGGGCTCCCCGGGTGGACGCCGCCCGGTGCGATGGCTGCGGCGAGTGCGCCGAGGTCTGCGGCGCCGGGGCCATCGAGATCCGGGGTGGAGTGGTGACAATCCGGCGGGAAGTGTGCTACCTTTGCGGCGCCTGCGCGGCCACGTGCCCGCGGGGTCTCATCGGGTGA
- a CDS encoding electron transfer flavoprotein subunit alpha/FixB family protein translates to MEQWQGIWVVGETAPGGVAPVTLELMSKGRLLADKLGTDLSVVLIGHGVGALAEGLGAHGADRVYVADHPELADFADEPYARILADLAARERPEVILAGATATGRGFIPRVATLLETGLTADCVDLDVDPADRILRQTRPAWGGNLMATIVCPDRRPQMATVRPNVFRAAKPEPGRRAEVVPVAVDEAQLRRGIEVLEHVETEASGGLREAEIVVTAGRGVGPGEGLELLRRLCELVGGELAATRAVTDAGWLPHRCMIGQTGETVAPRLYMGFGVSGAMPHVVGMQGAEIVVAVNKDPKAPIFDLATYGIVGDVHEILPVLVERLRGRKDSA, encoded by the coding sequence ATGGAACAGTGGCAGGGAATCTGGGTGGTCGGCGAGACGGCCCCGGGCGGCGTGGCGCCGGTGACCCTGGAGCTCATGTCCAAGGGGCGGCTGCTCGCCGACAAGCTGGGGACAGACCTCTCCGTGGTCCTCATCGGGCACGGGGTGGGGGCGCTTGCCGAGGGGCTCGGCGCCCACGGGGCCGACCGTGTCTACGTGGCCGACCACCCGGAACTCGCCGATTTCGCCGACGAGCCCTACGCCCGGATCCTGGCCGATCTCGCCGCCCGCGAGCGGCCCGAGGTCATCCTGGCGGGCGCCACCGCCACGGGGCGCGGGTTCATCCCCCGGGTCGCCACCCTCCTCGAGACCGGGCTCACCGCCGACTGCGTGGACCTCGACGTCGACCCCGCGGACCGGATACTCCGCCAGACCCGGCCCGCCTGGGGCGGCAACCTCATGGCCACCATCGTCTGCCCCGACCGCCGGCCGCAGATGGCCACGGTCCGGCCCAACGTCTTCCGGGCGGCGAAGCCGGAGCCCGGCCGGCGGGCCGAGGTGGTCCCGGTGGCGGTGGACGAGGCCCAGCTCCGGCGGGGGATCGAGGTCCTGGAGCACGTCGAGACGGAGGCGTCCGGCGGCCTCCGCGAGGCGGAGATCGTCGTCACGGCGGGGCGGGGGGTCGGCCCGGGCGAGGGGCTCGAGCTCCTTCGTCGGCTCTGTGAGCTCGTGGGCGGGGAGCTCGCCGCCACCCGGGCGGTCACCGACGCCGGCTGGCTCCCCCACCGGTGCATGATCGGGCAGACCGGCGAGACGGTGGCCCCGCGCCTCTACATGGGGTTCGGGGTCTCCGGGGCCATGCCCCACGTGGTGGGCATGCAGGGCGCCGAGATCGTGGTGGCCGTCAACAAGGATCCCAAGGCCCCCATCTTCGATCTCGCCACCTACGGCATCGTGGGGGACGTGCACGAGATCCTGCCCGTGCTCGTCGAGCGGCTGCGCGGGCGCAAGGATTCGGCCTGA